From the Leptolyngbya sp. O-77 genome, one window contains:
- a CDS encoding PEP-CTERM sorting domain-containing protein, with amino-acid sequence MNVDIFAKDVEDGVEVTLKVNDSNNIGDLLAVYFNFGGTFNHNTLKASNVTGQDVTKVALNTNNIVGGNIGQRFEMAVQFGTVGASGGLLTSTTFKIAQAGLTVQEFLNQTFAVRLQAVGPGPSGGGGSAKQYGTAPTAFDPENPPEVVPPTGTAVPEPMTILGSLAALGAGYSVKRKQAKRTEV; translated from the coding sequence GTGAACGTCGATATCTTCGCAAAAGACGTAGAAGACGGCGTTGAAGTCACACTCAAGGTCAACGATTCCAACAACATTGGCGATCTGTTGGCGGTCTACTTCAATTTTGGTGGCACGTTCAACCACAACACGCTGAAGGCCAGCAACGTTACTGGGCAAGACGTGACGAAGGTTGCTCTGAACACCAACAACATCGTCGGTGGCAATATTGGTCAACGGTTTGAAATGGCGGTTCAGTTTGGCACTGTGGGGGCCTCAGGCGGACTGCTGACCTCCACCACCTTCAAAATTGCCCAGGCGGGTCTGACGGTGCAAGAATTTCTGAACCAGACCTTTGCAGTTCGTCTTCAGGCGGTCGGCCCTGGCCCTAGCGGCGGCGGCGGTAGCGCGAAGCAGTATGGTACAGCCCCGACGGCATTTGACCCTGAGAATCCGCCCGAAGTGGTTCCTCCTACGGGTACTGCGGTTCCTGAGCCGATGACGATTCTGGGTAGCCTGGCAGCACTGGGTGCAGGCTATTCGGTAAAGCGCAAGCAAGCCAAGCGAACCGAAGTGTAA
- a CDS encoding cytochrome c biogenesis protein CcdA has translation MLETLKTSLYHLQHAADRLVSGQLTHLSPASVGIIFVAGLLTSLTPCMLSMLPITIGYIGGYEAKSRWQAAAQSTWFALGLATTLAALGILAAIAGRIYGQVGIGLPIIVSLIAILMGLNLLEALPLRLPSFTGMEWISKDWPEGVRSYLLGLTFGLVASPCSTPVLATLLAWVSTTRDPLLGSVLLLAYTLGYVAPLILAGTFTASIKKILELRRWSGWITPASGVLLISFGVFTLLSRVVGSGAI, from the coding sequence ATGCTTGAGACTCTAAAAACCTCGCTCTATCACCTCCAGCACGCGGCTGATAGGCTGGTGTCGGGACAACTGACCCACCTCTCGCCTGCTAGCGTGGGCATTATTTTTGTTGCCGGTCTGTTGACCAGTCTCACACCCTGTATGCTGTCTATGCTGCCCATCACCATCGGCTATATCGGCGGCTACGAAGCCAAGAGCCGCTGGCAGGCCGCGGCCCAATCGACCTGGTTTGCGCTGGGGCTGGCAACCACGCTGGCGGCGCTGGGAATTTTGGCGGCGATCGCCGGTCGTATCTACGGCCAGGTCGGCATTGGGCTGCCGATTATTGTCAGCCTGATCGCTATCCTCATGGGGCTGAACCTGCTGGAAGCACTGCCGCTACGTCTGCCGTCGTTCACAGGCATGGAGTGGATTTCCAAAGACTGGCCCGAAGGCGTGCGCTCCTACCTGCTGGGGCTGACCTTTGGGCTGGTCGCCTCGCCGTGCAGCACACCCGTTTTGGCAACGCTGCTGGCGTGGGTGTCTACGACCCGCGACCCGCTGCTGGGCAGTGTGCTGCTGCTGGCCTACACGCTGGGCTACGTTGCGCCGCTGATTCTGGCGGGCACCTTCACCGCCTCGATTAAAAAAATTTTGGAACTGCGCCGTTGGTCGGGCTGGATTACGCCTGCGAGTGGGGTGCTGCTGATTAGTTTCGGCGTGTTCACCCTGCTATCTCGCGTCGTCGGCTCAGGTGCAATCTAG
- a CDS encoding glycosyltransferase — MKIAIQNPFFDKPYIAEVEMSRRLVLAAENIGWQAVEVQTGGEIRAAQPDCVIVLHHWTPKVAPVPTYLCMWSPPEFFEGTDRLIANTLSYDGYLIGSRIVDRWLHHLLCHTPKRYFKTPFYTSAPKTAYRPPDLSQPRLVYLGSNWDGPRFQQLFEGLDQQPYMDVYGNPDGWKYLNQAHRGALPYDGSSVFEAIHSAGVGLCLHREEHRQAEMPSMRIFEIAAAGAVAICSEHAFIREAFGDTVLYIDADADPAEQVEQISQHMGWIAQHPQQAEAMAAAAHEIFIQHYTLEKHLLDLLPHHEALLSEKGFVPASISAQPPAPVQVIVRVGGRPLSYIRRALDSLAAQTYPNIGVILVEYQPVPGLDEAFLGQYGDRLQFRRLASPAPLPQHPPLWTGLRAVDAPYFAILDDDDAIHPNHLQTLVKILEQQPNIGVAYSGTLKVLESGSPETLHHIDTITLPYFQPFRLQDLLELRNFMPPNSYVVRRQLLQDILDRDPLLDLGEDFCLVLMLCQRAEFCFSYEATAEVYWRSDTQDNASYSGKPAWRDAMRRLRLMFWKQEFAPGQTLPSLQELRDRERQASRPEAIQRLEAELGRARGRIAAMETSKFWQLRDRWFRLKRRLGLPVEE; from the coding sequence ATGAAAATTGCCATCCAAAATCCCTTTTTCGACAAGCCTTACATTGCCGAAGTCGAAATGTCTCGGCGGCTGGTGCTGGCCGCAGAAAACATTGGCTGGCAGGCGGTCGAAGTGCAAACCGGCGGCGAAATTCGCGCCGCCCAGCCCGATTGCGTCATCGTACTGCACCACTGGACTCCAAAAGTGGCTCCGGTGCCCACCTACCTCTGCATGTGGAGTCCGCCCGAATTTTTTGAAGGCACCGATCGCCTGATTGCCAACACCCTGTCCTACGATGGCTACCTGATCGGCTCCCGCATCGTCGATCGCTGGCTGCACCACCTGCTCTGTCACACCCCCAAGCGCTACTTCAAAACGCCCTTCTACACCAGCGCCCCCAAAACGGCCTATCGCCCACCCGACCTGAGCCAGCCGCGCTTGGTCTATCTGGGGTCAAACTGGGACGGGCCCCGCTTCCAGCAACTCTTTGAAGGGCTAGACCAGCAGCCCTACATGGACGTATACGGCAACCCCGACGGCTGGAAGTATCTAAACCAAGCTCATCGCGGCGCACTGCCCTACGACGGCAGCAGCGTGTTTGAGGCGATTCACAGCGCTGGCGTGGGGCTGTGTCTGCACCGCGAAGAACACCGCCAAGCCGAAATGCCCTCCATGCGGATCTTTGAAATCGCCGCAGCGGGAGCCGTCGCCATTTGCAGCGAACACGCCTTCATTCGCGAAGCCTTTGGCGACACAGTGCTGTATATCGATGCCGATGCAGACCCCGCAGAACAGGTCGAGCAAATTTCGCAGCATATGGGCTGGATTGCCCAGCACCCGCAGCAGGCTGAAGCCATGGCCGCCGCCGCTCACGAAATTTTTATCCAGCACTACACGCTAGAAAAGCATTTGCTCGATCTGTTGCCACACCACGAAGCGCTGTTGTCAGAAAAGGGCTTTGTGCCTGCGTCTATCAGTGCCCAACCGCCTGCCCCGGTGCAGGTGATTGTGCGCGTAGGCGGTCGCCCCCTGTCTTATATTCGCCGCGCCCTAGACAGCCTCGCCGCCCAGACCTATCCAAATATCGGCGTGATTTTGGTGGAATATCAGCCTGTACCGGGGCTGGATGAGGCGTTTTTGGGGCAATATGGCGATCGCCTCCAGTTTCGCCGCCTCGCCAGCCCCGCCCCCCTGCCGCAGCACCCACCCCTCTGGACAGGGCTCCGCGCCGTCGATGCGCCCTACTTTGCCATTCTGGACGACGACGACGCGATCCATCCCAACCATTTGCAAACTCTGGTAAAGATCCTCGAACAGCAGCCCAACATTGGGGTTGCCTACTCTGGCACGCTCAAGGTTCTAGAATCCGGCAGCCCTGAAACATTGCACCACATTGACACCATCACGCTGCCCTACTTCCAACCCTTTCGACTGCAAGATTTGCTAGAGCTAAGAAACTTCATGCCGCCCAATTCCTACGTCGTTCGCCGTCAGTTGCTTCAAGACATTCTCGACCGCGACCCGCTGCTGGATCTGGGCGAAGACTTTTGCCTGGTGCTAATGCTCTGCCAGCGGGCCGAATTTTGCTTTAGCTACGAGGCCACCGCCGAAGTCTACTGGCGCAGCGACACCCAAGACAACGCCAGCTACAGCGGCAAACCTGCCTGGCGCGATGCGATGCGCCGCCTCCGTCTGATGTTTTGGAAGCAGGAGTTTGCGCCCGGACAAACCCTCCCCAGCCTGCAAGAGTTGCGCGATCGCGAACGGCAAGCCAGCCGGCCCGAAGCGATCCAGCGCCTTGAGGCAGAACTCGGCCGCGCCCGTGGCCGTATCGCCGCAATGGAAACCAGCAAATTCTGGCAATTGCGCGATCGCTGGTTTCGGCTGAAGCGGCGGCTGGGGCTGCCAGTAGAAGAGTGA
- a CDS encoding NAD(P)H-dependent oxidoreductase: MTLSADPIAPNPVAADTVLQQLQWRYATKKFDPNKIIPEPTWQVLEQSLVLAPSSFGLQPWKFLVVRNPDLRRQIVDLSWGQTQVVDASHLVVFAAKVKTDAADVDRYIARMAEVQQTSVENLQGFANMVKGFIDKPPYPLDLHEWAKRQTYIALGQFMTAAALLGVDTCPMEGFAPAKVDELLGLAGGEYASVVMCPAGYRAEDDKSATRPKVRYPLEEVIRYID, encoded by the coding sequence ATGACACTTTCTGCTGATCCGATTGCTCCGAATCCGGTTGCTGCCGACACAGTGCTTCAGCAGCTTCAATGGCGCTATGCCACCAAAAAATTTGACCCGAACAAAATTATTCCCGAACCCACCTGGCAGGTTTTAGAGCAGAGCCTCGTGCTTGCTCCGTCTTCCTTTGGACTCCAGCCGTGGAAATTTTTGGTCGTTCGCAATCCAGACCTACGCCGCCAAATCGTAGATCTGTCCTGGGGACAAACGCAGGTGGTGGATGCGTCGCATCTGGTCGTGTTTGCCGCCAAGGTCAAGACCGACGCAGCCGATGTCGATCGCTACATTGCTCGCATGGCGGAAGTGCAGCAAACCAGCGTTGAGAATTTGCAGGGCTTTGCCAACATGGTCAAAGGCTTTATAGACAAGCCGCCCTATCCGCTAGATCTGCACGAGTGGGCTAAGCGTCAAACCTACATTGCCCTCGGTCAGTTTATGACAGCGGCGGCCCTGCTGGGCGTGGACACCTGCCCAATGGAAGGCTTTGCGCCTGCCAAGGTAGATGAACTGCTAGGGCTGGCAGGCGGCGAGTATGCGTCGGTGGTGATGTGTCCGGCGGGCTATCGCGCCGAGGATGACAAGTCGGCCACCCGCCCCAAGGTTCGCTATCCTCTAGAGGAAGTCATCCGCTACATCGACTAA
- a CDS encoding sulfotransferase domain-containing protein, with amino-acid sequence MAIFMEGDRRQQAKTKYGGRKALEFILGHPANPSRFAMTSSADRPILIYTVHKAASMFLHRLTRQIARELEMEYFTINNKAAGYQEVKELSWNGFIQKYLSQAEKRACFGPIRSLEAMPSIPEGIEDFSVVLHLRDPRDVLVSSFFSNAFSHPVNPAIFNPDEAARQEWIERGIDAFVIERSPVVIDRYNYVIANLLGRENVLFLKYEDMVLNYQEWLAKFLSVFIAPEPNIPTEIQPKGLLSLLEKLPLVQRKERSPSPTFSTLYQELFEAHKTDFQVEDEDVYRHKRQVLPGDHTRKLQPETIAVLNEKFAEILNALGYEPVANSRIR; translated from the coding sequence ATGGCAATTTTCATGGAGGGCGATCGCAGACAGCAGGCAAAAACCAAGTATGGGGGACGCAAAGCGCTAGAGTTTATCTTAGGGCATCCCGCTAACCCCTCTAGATTTGCTATGACTTCTTCGGCAGACCGTCCCATTTTGATCTACACCGTCCACAAAGCAGCTTCGATGTTTTTGCATCGGCTGACGCGGCAGATTGCGCGGGAGTTGGAAATGGAGTATTTCACCATTAACAACAAGGCGGCGGGCTATCAAGAAGTGAAGGAATTGTCCTGGAATGGGTTCATCCAAAAATATCTGAGTCAGGCAGAAAAGCGAGCTTGCTTCGGCCCGATTCGCTCGCTCGAAGCGATGCCTTCTATTCCCGAAGGAATAGAAGATTTCTCGGTAGTTCTGCATCTACGAGATCCGCGAGACGTGCTGGTTTCTTCGTTCTTTTCCAATGCCTTTAGTCATCCGGTCAATCCGGCGATTTTCAATCCGGATGAAGCCGCCCGACAGGAATGGATTGAGCGGGGTATTGATGCGTTTGTAATCGAGCGATCGCCCGTTGTGATCGATCGCTATAACTACGTGATTGCCAACCTGCTGGGACGAGAGAATGTCCTCTTTTTGAAGTATGAGGATATGGTACTCAACTATCAGGAATGGCTGGCAAAGTTCCTGTCAGTTTTTATTGCACCAGAGCCAAATATCCCAACTGAAATTCAGCCCAAAGGACTGCTATCGCTGCTAGAAAAGCTGCCGCTGGTTCAGCGGAAAGAGCGATCGCCCAGTCCCACTTTCTCCACACTCTATCAGGAGCTTTTTGAGGCTCACAAAACCGATTTCCAGGTGGAAGATGAAGACGTTTATCGCCACAAGCGACAGGTGCTTCCCGGAGATCACACGCGCAAGCTGCAACCGGAAACGATTGCGGTTCTAAACGAGAAATTCGCAGAGATTCTAAACGCCTTGGGATACGAACCAGTTGCGAATTCACGAATCCGTTAG
- the cofH gene encoding 7,8-didemethyl-8-hydroxy-5-deazariboflavin synthase subunit CofH, whose protein sequence is MTATHPGTVSHILERALAGADLSEAEGVVLLRQTDPGAIAALRQAADELRQRQVGDVVTYVINRNINYTNICEQHCSFCAFRRDADEAGAYWLNEGAILEKAAEAVQQGATEICMQGGLNPDAQIEGRSLPYYVRLVQLIKSEFPHLHLHAFSPQEVQFIARQDGLSYAEVIAALQEAGVGSMPGTAAEVLDDEVRKILCPEKISSAEWLEIVATAHRLGMPSTSTMLSGHIETPEQQMRHLGKVRSLQQASLSQGATGITEFILLPFVGQDAPKPLRRRVGRDQPVLADALKLTAVARLFLGNWIANHQPSWVKLGLAGATEALTWGCNDLGGTLMEEHITSMAGAQGGTCKTVEELRAAIHQCDRPAQQRDTLYQPVFPEP, encoded by the coding sequence ATGACAGCGACCCATCCAGGAACCGTGAGCCACATCCTAGAGCGGGCGCTGGCCGGGGCAGACCTGAGCGAGGCGGAGGGCGTGGTGCTGCTGCGGCAAACCGACCCAGGGGCGATCGCCGCTCTCCGCCAGGCCGCCGACGAACTGCGGCAGCGCCAGGTGGGCGATGTTGTCACCTATGTAATCAACCGCAACATCAACTACACCAACATTTGCGAGCAGCATTGCAGCTTTTGCGCCTTCCGCCGCGATGCCGACGAAGCCGGAGCCTACTGGCTCAATGAGGGCGCAATTTTGGAAAAAGCTGCCGAAGCCGTGCAGCAGGGCGCGACGGAAATCTGTATGCAGGGCGGGCTGAACCCAGACGCGCAGATTGAGGGGCGATCGCTCCCCTATTACGTCCGACTGGTGCAGTTGATCAAGAGCGAGTTCCCGCATCTGCACCTGCACGCTTTTTCGCCGCAGGAAGTACAGTTTATCGCTCGCCAGGACGGGCTGAGCTATGCTGAGGTGATTGCTGCACTCCAGGAGGCGGGCGTTGGCTCCATGCCGGGAACGGCGGCCGAGGTGCTAGACGACGAGGTGCGAAAAATCCTCTGTCCTGAAAAAATCTCTTCCGCCGAGTGGCTGGAAATTGTCGCCACTGCCCACCGCCTGGGGATGCCCAGCACCAGCACCATGCTCTCTGGGCACATCGAAACGCCGGAACAGCAGATGCGGCATCTGGGCAAAGTGCGATCGCTCCAGCAAGCCTCTCTTTCTCAAGGCGCGACGGGCATTACCGAATTCATTCTGTTGCCGTTTGTGGGACAAGACGCGCCCAAACCCCTGCGCCGTCGGGTGGGACGCGACCAGCCCGTGCTGGCAGATGCGCTAAAACTGACGGCAGTGGCTCGCCTTTTTCTGGGAAACTGGATCGCCAACCATCAGCCGAGCTGGGTCAAGCTGGGGCTGGCCGGTGCAACGGAAGCGCTGACTTGGGGCTGCAACGACCTCGGCGGCACACTGATGGAAGAACACATCACTAGCATGGCCGGGGCCCAGGGCGGCACCTGCAAAACGGTGGAGGAATTACGGGCGGCAATTCACCAGTGCGATCGCCCTGCTCAGCAGCGAGATACGCTGTATCAGCCTGTTTTCCCAGAGCCATAG
- a CDS encoding YdcF family protein has translation MPGLDSLTWHDVENGMRQLAIPMALMLAATLAIGLRLMPQSTRRVARNIILFLVCFGLVVVSPTGVSALERGMAVFAAPDTGESVDAIVVLGRGRRLNPSRVATVAELWNAGRSPKVFASGASDAPLIVESLREAGIPVEALGGEECSRTTEENAWFSRAVLFPQGVRRILLVTDWPHLWRSQMTYESVGFSVITHPSPLRDTLSRKRRLSLMTRESLGLIAYGLQGRLGDRTTLDTPAYVEKRLSKQQCLVGGTMEQA, from the coding sequence ATGCCCGGACTCGATTCTTTAACCTGGCACGATGTTGAAAACGGGATGCGGCAACTCGCTATCCCAATGGCCCTGATGCTCGCCGCGACCCTGGCGATCGGGCTGCGGCTGATGCCCCAGTCTACCCGCCGCGTTGCCCGAAATATCATCCTGTTCCTGGTCTGCTTTGGGCTGGTGGTGGTTTCTCCGACCGGGGTCTCTGCCCTGGAGCGGGGTATGGCGGTGTTTGCCGCTCCAGATACAGGGGAATCGGTGGATGCCATTGTGGTGCTGGGGCGCGGGCGGCGGCTGAATCCGTCGCGGGTGGCTACGGTGGCTGAATTGTGGAATGCGGGGCGATCGCCCAAGGTTTTTGCCAGCGGCGCGAGTGATGCGCCCCTGATTGTAGAATCGCTGCGGGAGGCTGGCATTCCCGTTGAGGCGCTGGGTGGCGAAGAATGTTCTCGCACGACTGAGGAAAATGCCTGGTTTTCTCGCGCTGTTCTGTTTCCTCAGGGTGTTCGACGGATCTTGTTGGTCACGGATTGGCCGCACTTGTGGCGATCGCAAATGACCTACGAAAGCGTGGGTTTTTCCGTTATCACCCACCCCAGCCCTCTGCGCGACACCCTCTCTCGCAAGCGCCGTCTCTCGCTGATGACCCGCGAATCCCTGGGACTGATTGCCTATGGGCTACAGGGCAGGCTGGGCGATCGCACCACTCTCGACACGCCTGCTTATGTAGAAAAGCGGCTAAGCAAGCAGCAGTGTTTGGTGGGTGGAACGATGGAACAGGCTTAA
- a CDS encoding TauD/TfdA family dioxygenase yields the protein MLTQASSQQASSQQASSQQASLHALLPSPAAPLSTLQIVDCGEFDEVTMNLFLAPGPNPYQDTEEFLFDCEMRADEMPRFVRRSLLEFQVRSNSDGILLIRGLPIDPGLYRIPTPPNAERSPQKTTFVSERCLAMIGSRLGHLVSYIQEKNGDLFQNLAPVKGTEHVQVSTGSQTRLQFHRETVFHPYPPEFLLLFCLRPDHDHMAETTYASVAHALPLLSEAHQDLLFQPLYRTGIDYSFGNRDRTQQSDRILPVLYGRRNDPFLNYDEDLMTATTPEAEAALAALREAIAQVYRGIKLDTGDLLCIDNRRTVHGRSSFVPRYDGRDRWLQRSFVVRDLGLSAVDRLPGERIIRTTFE from the coding sequence ATGTTGACTCAGGCATCTTCACAGCAGGCATCTTCACAGCAGGCATCTTCACAGCAGGCATCTCTGCACGCCCTTTTGCCAAGCCCGGCCGCGCCGCTGTCAACCTTGCAAATTGTAGACTGCGGCGAGTTTGACGAGGTGACTATGAACCTGTTTCTGGCACCGGGGCCCAATCCATACCAGGACACCGAGGAATTTTTGTTTGATTGCGAGATGCGGGCAGACGAGATGCCGCGCTTTGTGCGGCGATCGCTCCTGGAGTTTCAGGTGCGCTCGAACAGCGACGGTATTTTGCTGATTCGCGGGCTGCCGATCGATCCAGGGCTATACCGCATTCCCACGCCGCCCAATGCAGAGCGATCGCCCCAAAAAACCACCTTTGTCAGCGAGCGCTGTCTGGCAATGATCGGCAGCCGCCTGGGGCATCTGGTGTCTTATATCCAGGAAAAAAACGGCGATCTATTTCAAAACCTGGCTCCCGTCAAGGGAACGGAGCATGTGCAGGTGTCTACGGGTTCCCAAACGCGGCTCCAGTTTCACCGGGAAACCGTGTTTCATCCCTACCCGCCGGAGTTTTTGCTGCTGTTTTGCCTGCGGCCCGACCATGACCACATGGCCGAAACCACCTATGCCAGCGTCGCCCACGCCCTGCCGCTGCTGTCGGAGGCGCATCAAGACCTCCTGTTCCAGCCGCTCTATCGCACCGGGATTGACTATTCCTTTGGAAACCGCGATCGCACGCAGCAGAGCGACCGCATTTTGCCTGTCCTTTATGGTCGCCGCAATGACCCATTTTTGAACTATGACGAAGACCTGATGACCGCCACCACGCCAGAGGCAGAAGCAGCGCTGGCGGCCTTGCGAGAGGCGATCGCCCAGGTCTATCGCGGCATCAAGCTCGACACGGGCGACCTGCTCTGCATCGACAATCGCCGCACGGTTCACGGCCGCTCGTCCTTTGTGCCCCGCTACGACGGGCGCGATCGCTGGCTGCAACGGTCTTTCGTCGTGCGCGATTTGGGACTTTCCGCCGTCGATCGGCTCCCCGGCGAACGCATCATCCGCACCACATTCGAGTAG
- the sppA gene encoding signal peptide peptidase SppA, producing MRDFLKNVLATLTGLALFGVLSAGGMVMLLVAIALSSRDAGPRVEDKSVLTLNLDRGISDAPVTVNPGQVFQEALSGSATRPPVSLRTTIEAIEAAAADKKIVGLLLEGNLPATTGYATLREVRQAIDTFRDSGKPIYAYDVNWSERDYYLASAATNLSMNPAGVLEMNGLRSEMAFFAGALERFGVGVQVLQVGRYKSAVEPFTRQNNSPEARQQTEALLRDLWTEVITTASQHRDLSPQQIQAIADSGGLLMATEAKTTGLIDRVAYPDEVLADLKKLTDRKEDDKTFRSVGLGTYAEAVAAEKKRGDRIALVYLNGDIVGGTGSTGQIGSDRFVKLLRDLRLDKDIKAVVLRINSPGGGAVASDLIAREVTLMRKEKPVIASMGNIAASGGYYIAAQGSKVFASPNTVTGSIGVFGLVPNFQTLANRNGVTWEIVKTGRYADIETTSRPRTEAEMALLQRMAEQAYSTFLDTVAAARPLSREQVNQVGQGRIWSGVAAKRVGLVDELGGLQAALKAAAAEAKLENWSVEEYPKRLSFGEQFLSDLQSRLPEDSRSRTLLGDRLDALQSDLEIFKLLDDPANLYMRLLYNLRVE from the coding sequence ATGCGCGATTTTCTTAAAAATGTATTGGCAACGCTGACCGGGTTGGCGCTATTTGGTGTGCTGAGCGCGGGCGGGATGGTGATGCTGCTGGTGGCGATCGCCCTCTCCAGTCGCGACGCAGGCCCCAGAGTCGAAGATAAGTCTGTGCTGACGCTGAATCTGGATCGGGGCATTAGCGATGCGCCCGTCACGGTGAACCCTGGCCAGGTCTTTCAAGAGGCGCTCTCTGGTAGTGCCACCCGGCCGCCCGTTTCGCTGCGAACCACGATAGAGGCGATCGAAGCGGCGGCAGCAGACAAAAAAATTGTGGGGCTGTTGCTGGAGGGAAATCTGCCCGCAACCACCGGCTACGCCACGCTGCGCGAGGTGCGACAGGCGATCGACACCTTCCGCGACAGCGGCAAGCCTATCTACGCCTATGACGTGAACTGGAGCGAACGGGACTATTACCTGGCTTCGGCAGCAACCAACCTGTCGATGAACCCGGCGGGCGTTCTGGAGATGAACGGCTTGCGCTCGGAGATGGCGTTTTTTGCAGGGGCGCTGGAGCGGTTTGGCGTGGGCGTGCAGGTGCTTCAGGTGGGGCGCTACAAGTCGGCGGTAGAACCCTTTACCCGCCAGAACAACAGCCCCGAAGCGCGTCAGCAAACCGAAGCGCTGCTGCGAGATCTGTGGACTGAAGTGATTACAACCGCCAGCCAGCACCGCGACCTGTCGCCGCAGCAAATTCAGGCGATCGCCGACAGTGGCGGTCTGCTCATGGCTACCGAGGCAAAGACCACAGGACTGATCGATCGGGTCGCCTATCCCGATGAGGTACTCGCTGACCTAAAAAAGCTGACCGATCGCAAGGAAGACGACAAGACCTTTCGCAGTGTTGGTTTGGGCACCTATGCTGAGGCGGTGGCGGCGGAGAAAAAGCGGGGCGATCGCATTGCGCTGGTCTATCTCAACGGCGACATCGTGGGCGGCACGGGCAGCACGGGGCAGATCGGGAGCGATCGCTTTGTAAAGCTGCTGCGAGATCTGCGGCTAGATAAGGATATCAAAGCCGTGGTGTTGCGGATCAACAGTCCCGGCGGCGGTGCAGTCGCCTCTGACCTGATTGCCCGCGAGGTCACACTAATGCGAAAGGAAAAGCCCGTGATCGCCTCGATGGGCAATATTGCGGCTTCCGGCGGCTACTACATTGCCGCCCAGGGAAGCAAGGTCTTTGCCTCGCCCAACACCGTCACAGGCTCCATCGGCGTGTTTGGACTCGTGCCCAATTTTCAAACCCTTGCAAACCGCAACGGAGTCACCTGGGAGATCGTCAAAACAGGACGCTATGCCGACATCGAAACCACCTCCCGCCCCCGCACCGAAGCAGAAATGGCGCTGCTGCAACGGATGGCCGAGCAAGCCTACAGCACGTTTCTAGACACGGTGGCGGCGGCGCGTCCCCTCTCGCGGGAACAGGTTAACCAGGTGGGGCAGGGGCGCATCTGGTCGGGGGTGGCGGCCAAAAGGGTCGGATTGGTGGACGAACTGGGCGGACTGCAAGCTGCACTCAAAGCAGCCGCAGCCGAGGCAAAGCTCGAAAACTGGTCAGTCGAGGAATATCCCAAGCGCCTCAGCTTCGGCGAACAGTTTTTGTCTGATTTGCAGAGCCGTCTGCCGGAAGATTCTCGGAGCCGCACCCTGCTGGGCGATCGCCTCGATGCGTTGCAATCTGACCTGGAAATCTTTAAACTACTGGACGACCCCGCCAACCTCTACATGCGCCTGCTCTATAATCTGAGGGTTGAATAG
- a CDS encoding NUDIX domain-containing protein — protein sequence MSDTLPISSIPGPPLRVTVVALFVDGDEVLMLHQVAPPEPDCWDLPGGGLEPMEPILTGLRREVWEETGIQDFQCDRLLTVFEQFFPNADAPISHTIHLIHQCTLPARPAMLQGDPTEVGPKGIQWRAIASLRQEDCSARAWAALRAIGQVA from the coding sequence GTGTCGGACACTCTGCCGATATCCAGCATCCCAGGGCCCCCGCTGCGTGTTACCGTCGTTGCGCTGTTTGTGGATGGAGACGAGGTGCTGATGCTGCATCAGGTAGCGCCACCAGAACCCGACTGCTGGGACTTGCCGGGGGGTGGGCTAGAGCCGATGGAACCGATCCTGACGGGGCTACGCCGCGAGGTGTGGGAAGAGACGGGGATTCAAGACTTCCAGTGCGATCGCCTGTTGACTGTGTTCGAGCAGTTTTTCCCCAACGCCGACGCGCCCATCTCGCACACCATTCACCTGATTCACCAATGCACGCTGCCCGCACGTCCCGCAATGCTCCAAGGCGACCCGACCGAGGTGGGTCCAAAGGGCATTCAGTGGCGGGCGATCGCCAGTCTGCGCCAGGAGGACTGCTCTGCTCGGGCCTGGGCAGCCCTACGGGCGATCGGCCAGGTTGCCTGA